Proteins found in one Paenibacillus borealis genomic segment:
- a CDS encoding alpha/beta hydrolase produces MRIEPRELSYKEFPASAATAEGMKVLPMNPDAVYCTVLHNHTYCERDGLPLHMHLILPSQHERPDATWPLLVFVQGSAWRQQHLDANLAPLSWISRQGYAVAIVEYRPSDIAPFPAQIQDAKTAIRYLRKHAGQFKINPEEIVIWGDSSGGHTAVMTGITPQDKTLDTDVYDGFSCQVKGIIDYYGPADITRMNEAHSTMDHSGADSPEGLLIGGLNVLENLEKASPTIIMNHISKEVDIPPILIIHGNKDRLVPFEQSVLLYNDLKQKGKDVEFYKIEGADHGGPDFWSGEVLGIVQAFITRL; encoded by the coding sequence ATGCGAATTGAACCCAGAGAGCTCAGCTACAAGGAGTTTCCAGCATCGGCAGCGACAGCAGAGGGGATGAAAGTGCTGCCTATGAATCCAGATGCGGTCTATTGCACCGTGCTGCATAATCATACCTATTGCGAGAGGGATGGTCTGCCCCTGCATATGCATCTGATACTACCGTCACAGCATGAACGTCCGGATGCAACCTGGCCGCTGCTGGTGTTCGTGCAAGGTTCGGCATGGAGACAGCAGCATCTGGATGCGAATCTCGCACCGCTGTCCTGGATATCCAGGCAAGGCTACGCTGTCGCTATAGTGGAATACCGGCCGTCTGACATAGCACCGTTCCCCGCACAGATTCAGGATGCCAAAACAGCCATCCGTTATCTCCGGAAGCATGCCGGGCAGTTCAAGATTAACCCGGAAGAAATAGTTATCTGGGGCGATTCCTCTGGCGGACATACGGCAGTGATGACGGGAATAACCCCGCAAGACAAGACGCTCGATACGGATGTGTACGACGGATTTTCCTGCCAAGTGAAAGGTATCATCGACTACTACGGACCCGCAGATATTACCCGGATGAATGAGGCACATTCTACGATGGATCACTCAGGAGCAGATTCTCCCGAAGGCCTGTTGATCGGAGGACTTAATGTACTGGAGAATTTAGAGAAGGCATCACCTACCATTATAATGAATCACATCTCCAAGGAAGTGGACATTCCGCCTATACTGATTATCCATGGCAATAAGGATCGTCTGGTTCCTTTTGAGCAAAGTGTGCTGCTGTACAATGACCTGAAGCAGAAGGGTAAGGATGTTGAGTTCTACAAAATAGAGGGCGCGGATCATGGCGGTCCGGATTTCTGGTCCGGTGAAGTGCTGGGTATTGTTCAAGCTTTTATTACAAGACTATAA
- a CDS encoding fumarylacetoacetate hydrolase family protein, whose translation MKILSYIQEGVTRLGVHTEAGILDVEQALAASGLVKGTRSLTLQDLIAGGPEILSHLNGLAVQAAGGVDVSESIALLDESALQLAPCVQSPGKIICVGLNYRKHAEETNAPIPQTPILFSKFNNALAAHLEPVPLPAASQKVDYEAELVIVMGRTARNVSREEAYKYVYGYCCGNDLSARDLQMRTQQWLLGKTCDKFAPVGPYLVTADEVGDPNRLAISCTVNGELRQSSNTADMIFKCDEMISYISLHFTLEPGDMIMTGTPEGVMLGYPQEQQVYLQAGDTVTVQIEKLGQLTNTMTI comes from the coding sequence ATGAAAATACTATCCTATATTCAAGAGGGCGTTACCCGGCTGGGAGTACATACGGAAGCTGGCATATTGGATGTTGAACAAGCGTTAGCAGCGTCCGGTCTCGTGAAAGGGACAAGATCCTTAACACTGCAGGATTTGATTGCCGGAGGGCCGGAAATTCTATCGCACCTTAACGGACTTGCCGTCCAAGCGGCAGGCGGAGTAGATGTGTCAGAATCCATAGCTCTGCTTGATGAATCCGCGCTGCAGCTTGCCCCTTGTGTCCAGAGTCCCGGTAAAATCATCTGTGTCGGTCTGAATTACCGCAAACATGCGGAAGAAACGAATGCCCCTATACCGCAGACGCCGATTCTGTTCAGCAAATTCAATAATGCTCTGGCAGCTCATCTGGAGCCGGTACCGCTGCCTGCTGCCTCGCAGAAAGTGGACTATGAAGCCGAGCTTGTAATCGTGATGGGGCGGACGGCCCGGAATGTCTCCAGGGAGGAAGCCTATAAGTACGTATACGGATACTGCTGTGGCAATGACCTCTCCGCCCGCGATCTGCAAATGCGGACCCAGCAGTGGCTCCTGGGCAAAACCTGTGATAAATTCGCTCCGGTCGGCCCTTATCTCGTAACTGCCGATGAAGTGGGGGACCCGAACCGGCTTGCGATTTCGTGTACCGTCAACGGTGAGCTTCGCCAATCGTCCAATACAGCCGATATGATCTTTAAGTGCGATGAGATGATCAGCTATATTTCACTGCATTTCACACTGGAGCCGGGGGATATGATTATGACAGGTACTCCGGAAGGTGTTATGCTGGGGTATCCGCAGGAACAGCAGGTGTATCTGCAAGCAGGAGATACGGTAACCGTGCAGATTGAGAAGCTGGGACAGTTGACGAATACAATGACTATTTAG
- a CDS encoding flavodoxin family protein, whose product MKKVTAIIGNQQKHATYRAVCEFEAQLRTYGEIEFEYIFLKDYRLEFCRGCKVCFSKGEELCPLKDDRDVLIGKMESSDGVIMATPNYAFHVSASMKNLLDRLAYVFHRPQFFGKTYTAIVNQGIHGGKGIVKYLSSMGENLGFQVTQGCVLQTMEPVTAAAQERNSQEIRKAAARFYKELMRPSPPAPTLFRLMLFRLSRTSIHNMLDDKSRDYRHYRDNGWFESAYYYTAALGPFKRLAGRIFDLIGRRMAKNAVK is encoded by the coding sequence ATGAAGAAAGTCACAGCAATCATCGGTAATCAGCAAAAGCACGCCACGTACAGAGCAGTCTGCGAATTTGAAGCTCAGCTAAGAACTTATGGGGAAATTGAGTTTGAGTACATTTTCCTGAAGGATTACAGACTTGAGTTCTGCCGGGGCTGCAAGGTCTGTTTCAGTAAAGGTGAAGAATTGTGCCCGCTCAAGGATGACCGGGATGTGCTGATCGGGAAGATGGAGAGCTCCGACGGTGTTATTATGGCTACTCCGAATTATGCATTCCATGTATCGGCATCGATGAAGAATCTGCTGGACCGCCTGGCTTATGTATTCCATCGGCCGCAGTTCTTCGGCAAGACTTATACAGCAATTGTCAACCAGGGAATACACGGCGGCAAGGGTATCGTCAAATATCTAAGCAGCATGGGGGAGAATCTGGGCTTCCAGGTGACCCAGGGCTGTGTGCTTCAGACAATGGAGCCGGTGACAGCAGCTGCACAGGAGAGAAATTCACAGGAAATCCGCAAGGCCGCCGCCAGATTCTACAAAGAACTTATGCGTCCGTCACCTCCGGCACCAACGCTGTTCAGACTGATGCTGTTCCGGTTGTCCAGGACCAGTATTCATAACATGCTGGATGACAAGTCAAGAGATTACCGGCATTACAGGGATAACGGCTGGTTTGAGTCGGCTTATTATTACACGGCAGCTCTGGGGCCCTTCAAAAGGCTGGCTGGACGTATATTTGATCTAATCGGAAGAAGAATGGCTAAGAATGCCGTGAAATGA
- a CDS encoding FMN-binding protein gives MKSRWKRNLLIVCISVIIIVLAGLAAGWLFTEKEHREARNVQIAEVDFKQLHAGDYIGEYAGGMYKWRANKVQVTVTAQKVTAIKLLEHSKNQPDTSAEELFSRVIRAQSLQVDSISGASLTSKAYLKAIEDALDQAQR, from the coding sequence GTGAAGTCAAGGTGGAAACGAAACCTGCTCATTGTGTGTATTTCTGTAATTATTATTGTATTGGCAGGCTTAGCTGCAGGATGGCTATTCACGGAGAAAGAGCACCGCGAAGCCAGAAATGTTCAAATTGCTGAAGTGGATTTCAAACAGCTGCATGCAGGAGATTATATTGGTGAATATGCAGGCGGGATGTATAAGTGGAGGGCGAATAAGGTTCAGGTAACCGTCACAGCGCAGAAGGTTACAGCGATTAAGCTGCTGGAGCATTCGAAGAATCAGCCGGATACTTCTGCTGAGGAGTTATTCAGCAGAGTGATCCGGGCTCAATCGCTGCAGGTGGACAGTATCAGCGGTGCCTCGCTTACGAGCAAAGCCTATCTTAAAGCGATAGAAGATGCTCTAGATCAAGCTCAGCGGTAA
- a CDS encoding YitT family protein — MNTIKLEFTEQRKIRANQRLQQGILQILKVLLGTFIVSIGILILKRSEIITGGTVGLSLSLSYWLGSSFSIMYCLVNIPFYVLSLFKMGWKFTVSTLFAVSSLSLMSAAAARLPEFVLPGWFGAAIGGSIMGLGMAYLFLNGSSLGGSNILALFFHKKFGWNPGKVMFVLDGLIIAGSFYSIGLFKGVYSVLSIVILSFIIHLFKSRFAAPAKAPARTPILPAAEAS, encoded by the coding sequence ATGAATACAATTAAACTGGAGTTCACTGAGCAAAGAAAAATCCGGGCCAACCAGAGATTACAACAAGGAATACTGCAAATTCTCAAGGTGCTGCTGGGTACATTTATCGTGAGTATAGGTATACTAATCCTCAAACGTTCAGAGATCATCACCGGAGGAACCGTAGGTTTGTCACTCAGTTTATCCTATTGGCTGGGCAGCTCGTTCTCCATTATGTATTGCCTGGTCAACATCCCCTTTTATGTGCTGTCCCTGTTCAAAATGGGCTGGAAATTCACCGTATCCACTCTGTTCGCTGTCTCTTCCTTAAGCCTGATGTCGGCTGCAGCTGCCCGCTTGCCTGAATTCGTTCTTCCGGGCTGGTTCGGAGCAGCAATAGGCGGCTCGATCATGGGTCTTGGGATGGCTTACTTGTTCCTGAACGGCTCATCGCTGGGCGGTAGCAATATCCTGGCACTCTTTTTCCATAAGAAATTCGGCTGGAATCCGGGGAAAGTCATGTTTGTGCTTGACGGTCTGATCATCGCCGGTTCGTTCTACTCTATCGGACTGTTCAAGGGTGTCTACTCCGTTCTTTCGATTGTCATCCTGTCGTTCATTATTCATTTGTTCAAAAGCCGCTTCGCTGCTCCGGCCAAAGCTCCGGCACGAACCCCTATCCTTCCGGCGGCAGAAGCTTCTTAA
- a CDS encoding sensor histidine kinase, whose protein sequence is MAGYTPAEKRRGRLKIFFGYAPGAGKTCAMLYAAHEEQKEGLQVVAGFIESHDRADTAELLSGLELLPPLELPINGELVREFDIDLAIRRRPELILVDDLAHTNAPGGRHKRRYQDVEELLRSGINVYTTVNVEHIESLTDVVTSITGIPVLERIPDSVFDRADLVEFVDVGPGDLIDRLNKGRIYPDEQLQQKHAGLFIPEKLLALREIALRYTADQLNRIAVQLGEKAASATFYTKDHILVCLSSAISSKKVIRTAARMADALHGTFTALYVETSRTKELTAKNKAELRENLRLAEQLGAQVATVYGEDVPGQIAEYAKTSRVSKIVLGRSQHKNRWPAKSNIVDKLTASAPNIDIYIIPDNGPSLYKRFPQYARSPLLTLADTGKTLGILVVCTLIGLWFKHLGFSEANIITVYILGVLLDAMVTKGRLYSGVTSILSVLVFNYFFTAPYFSLQAYDSGYPVTFLVMFSASFITSTLTLRVKEQARESAQKAYRTEVLLETSRKLQQAKDTPAIINETALQMVKLLDRSIIIYEVVEGELAEPLIFAKEESAVDPQRYTLHDERKVVEWVLQNNKRAGASTDTFSAAHCLYHAVRGGDTVFAVAGIVMDEEEPLEVFEKSLMIAMLGECALALEKDKLNEKQKEISLQIQQEQLRTNLLRGISHDLRTPLTSISGNAGILIGNSMVLNEEQKKELYNDIYDDSMWLINLVENLLSITRIDNGALHLNFQAELLEEVIAEAMLHVNRNKDEHHIVIRLEDELLMARMDSRLIIQVIINLVDNAIKYTQAGSHITVSARREDGLVVVEVADDGPGISAEAKAKVFEMFYTADNVRGDGRRGLGLGLALCKSIIHAHGGNIELRDHAPQGTVFSFTLLAEEVNVHE, encoded by the coding sequence ATGGCAGGATATACACCGGCAGAGAAAAGGCGGGGCAGGCTGAAAATATTCTTCGGATACGCACCGGGAGCAGGTAAAACATGCGCTATGCTCTATGCTGCCCATGAAGAACAAAAGGAAGGCCTTCAGGTGGTCGCGGGCTTTATCGAGTCTCATGACAGAGCTGATACGGCGGAGCTGTTGTCCGGGCTGGAGCTGCTTCCACCGCTGGAATTGCCCATTAACGGAGAACTGGTCCGGGAGTTTGATATTGACCTCGCGATCCGCAGAAGACCGGAGCTGATCCTGGTCGATGATCTCGCCCACACTAATGCTCCGGGAGGCCGCCACAAAAGAAGATATCAGGATGTGGAGGAGCTGCTGCGGTCTGGAATTAACGTATACACGACGGTAAATGTTGAGCATATAGAAAGTCTGACCGATGTCGTGACCTCCATTACGGGGATCCCTGTGCTGGAGCGTATTCCAGACAGCGTATTTGACCGTGCGGATCTGGTGGAGTTCGTTGATGTAGGACCTGGCGATCTGATCGACCGTTTGAATAAAGGCCGCATTTATCCGGATGAACAGCTGCAGCAGAAGCATGCCGGTTTGTTTATCCCCGAAAAACTGCTTGCCCTCCGGGAAATTGCTCTGCGCTATACTGCTGACCAGCTGAACAGAATTGCCGTACAGCTCGGGGAGAAGGCGGCTAGTGCAACCTTTTATACAAAAGATCATATATTGGTCTGCCTGTCGTCAGCAATCTCCAGTAAGAAGGTAATCCGCACCGCGGCCAGAATGGCCGACGCTCTGCATGGAACGTTCACGGCACTCTATGTGGAAACGTCGAGGACGAAAGAATTAACTGCCAAGAACAAGGCAGAGCTGCGTGAGAATCTAAGACTGGCGGAGCAGCTCGGAGCACAGGTCGCGACGGTGTATGGAGAGGATGTTCCCGGGCAAATTGCCGAATATGCCAAAACAAGCCGGGTCTCCAAAATCGTTCTGGGACGTTCGCAGCATAAGAACCGCTGGCCGGCTAAATCTAATATTGTCGACAAGCTGACGGCTTCTGCTCCGAATATCGATATTTATATTATTCCGGATAACGGTCCATCCTTGTACAAAAGGTTCCCGCAATATGCGAGATCTCCGCTTCTGACTCTGGCTGATACCGGCAAAACCCTGGGCATTCTGGTGGTTTGTACTTTAATCGGGTTGTGGTTCAAGCATCTTGGCTTCAGTGAAGCGAATATCATTACCGTATATATTCTGGGTGTTCTGCTGGATGCGATGGTTACGAAAGGGCGGCTGTACAGCGGGGTTACTTCGATTTTGAGTGTCCTCGTCTTCAATTATTTCTTTACAGCTCCTTACTTCTCCCTGCAGGCCTATGATTCCGGTTACCCGGTGACTTTTCTGGTCATGTTCTCAGCCTCGTTCATTACGAGCACATTGACTTTGCGGGTCAAGGAACAAGCCAGGGAATCAGCGCAAAAGGCTTACCGTACCGAGGTTCTGCTGGAGACAAGCCGGAAGTTGCAGCAGGCCAAGGATACCCCGGCGATCATCAATGAGACGGCACTGCAGATGGTCAAGCTGCTGGACCGCAGCATTATTATCTATGAGGTGGTGGAGGGTGAGCTTGCCGAGCCGCTGATTTTTGCCAAAGAAGAATCTGCAGTTGATCCGCAGCGCTATACGCTCCACGATGAACGCAAGGTTGTGGAGTGGGTGCTGCAGAATAATAAACGGGCAGGAGCATCCACGGATACGTTCTCGGCAGCTCATTGTCTGTATCATGCGGTGCGCGGAGGGGATACGGTTTTTGCGGTGGCGGGTATTGTCATGGATGAGGAAGAACCGCTGGAGGTTTTTGAGAAAAGCCTGATGATTGCCATGCTGGGGGAATGTGCCCTCGCACTGGAGAAAGACAAGCTGAACGAGAAGCAAAAAGAAATCTCCCTGCAAATCCAGCAGGAACAGCTGCGGACCAATCTGCTGCGGGGCATTTCCCATGATCTGCGCACCCCGCTTACGAGTATTTCCGGCAATGCGGGGATACTGATCGGCAACTCGATGGTCTTAAATGAAGAGCAGAAGAAAGAGCTGTATAACGACATCTACGATGATTCCATGTGGCTGATCAATCTGGTAGAGAATCTGCTGTCCATTACCCGGATCGATAACGGCGCCCTTCACCTGAATTTTCAGGCGGAGCTGCTGGAGGAAGTGATTGCCGAAGCCATGCTGCATGTAAACCGCAATAAGGATGAGCATCATATTGTGATCCGGCTGGAGGATGAGCTGCTCATGGCCAGAATGGATTCACGGCTGATTATTCAGGTGATCATCAACCTGGTAGATAATGCGATTAAATATACTCAGGCCGGGTCGCATATAACGGTATCTGCCAGACGAGAGGATGGCTTGGTTGTAGTAGAGGTAGCGGATGACGGCCCGGGAATCTCAGCTGAAGCCAAAGCCAAGGTGTTCGAAATGTTCTACACGGCAGACAACGTGCGCGGGGACGGCAGGCGAGGATTAGGCCTCGGGCTGGCACTCTGCAAGTCCATCATCCACGCCCATGGCGGCAATATTGAATTACGAGATCATGCACCGCAGGGGACGGTATTCAGCTTCACCCTGCTGGCAGAAGAGGTGAACGTCCATGAATAA
- a CDS encoding response regulator, translated as MNKPMILVVEDDKPIRKLITTTLETQGYKYHTAETGEASILEAVSSQPDIMILDLGLPDMDGVDIIRKVRAWSNIPIIVVSARSEDRDKIEALDAGADDYLTKPFSVEELLARLRVSLRRIRGDSEKLMKDASVFTNGNLRIDYSAGCVWLDEEEIHLTPIEYKLLCLLAKNVGKVLTHNYILHEIWGSHTYDIPALRVFMATLRKKIESTPSQPKYIQTHIGVGYRMLQVGDDSKVI; from the coding sequence ATGAATAAACCTATGATTCTTGTGGTAGAAGATGACAAACCAATCCGCAAGCTCATTACAACGACACTGGAGACCCAAGGCTATAAATATCATACGGCGGAAACGGGTGAAGCTTCGATTCTGGAGGCTGTGTCCAGTCAGCCGGATATCATGATTCTGGATTTGGGACTGCCTGATATGGATGGTGTCGATATTATCCGGAAAGTCCGGGCCTGGTCCAATATTCCAATTATTGTGGTCAGTGCGCGCAGTGAAGACCGGGACAAGATTGAAGCGCTGGATGCCGGGGCAGATGATTATCTGACCAAGCCTTTTAGCGTGGAGGAGCTGCTGGCCAGACTGCGGGTTAGTCTGCGCCGGATCCGGGGGGACAGCGAGAAGCTGATGAAGGATGCGTCTGTGTTTACCAACGGGAATTTGCGGATCGATTACTCGGCGGGCTGCGTCTGGCTGGATGAAGAAGAAATCCACTTGACGCCGATTGAATATAAGCTGCTGTGCCTGCTGGCCAAGAACGTAGGTAAGGTTCTGACCCATAATTACATCCTGCATGAAATCTGGGGCAGCCATACGTATGATATTCCGGCACTGCGTGTGTTTATGGCTACGCTGCGGAAGAAAATTGAGAGTACACCCTCGCAGCCAAAGTACATCCAGACGCATATTGGTGTCGGTTACCGGATGCTGCAGGTGGGTGACGACAGCAAGGTCATCTGA
- the kdpF gene encoding K(+)-transporting ATPase subunit F, whose translation MTVVLAATLLLFLYLVYALIHPEKF comes from the coding sequence ATGACGGTAGTCCTTGCGGCGACGTTACTTCTGTTTCTGTATCTGGTTTATGCTTTGATTCATCCGGAGAAATTTTAA
- the kdpA gene encoding potassium-transporting ATPase subunit KdpA has protein sequence MGIVQIVAVILILVLLVKPVGTYLYHVFSGEPNRTDRIFGGTERGIYRLIGLKQRGGMSWKKYAVSFIATNIVLVAFSYILLRLQKGLPLNPGGIGNMEETLSFNTVISFITNTNLQHYSGETGVSYFSQMAVMTMLMFTSAASGFSVAVAFVRGITGRSSVGNFFEDFVKAHIRVFIPLALLVTMALVALHVPQTLKPTLEVTTLEGQSQQIAIGPIASLESIKHIGTNGGGFFGANSAHPFENPSPLSNVLEILSMWLLPASLPYMYGKFAKNKRQGWMVFSAMMTLFVLLLGLNYAAESAGNPAVNAMGIDASQGSMEGKEVRFGIAQSALFTTVTTAATTGSVNNMHDTLTPLGSITPLTLMMLNNVFGGKGVGLVNMLMYAILGVFLCGLMVGRTPEFLGRKIEAREMKLIAIAILIHPLIILVPTAAAFLTDLGQGSISNPGFHGMTQVLYEYVSSAANNGSGFEGLADNTSFWNITTGIVMLLGRYVSIIAMLAVAGSLLRKKPVPETIGTFRTDNGLFTGILIGTVLIIGALTFLPVIVLGPIAEYLTLR, from the coding sequence GTGGGTATTGTGCAAATTGTAGCAGTTATTCTAATTCTGGTGCTGCTGGTGAAACCGGTAGGAACTTATCTATATCATGTATTCTCAGGTGAACCGAACCGGACAGACCGGATCTTCGGCGGTACAGAGAGAGGCATTTACCGTCTGATCGGGCTGAAGCAGCGGGGCGGGATGTCCTGGAAGAAATATGCGGTCAGCTTCATTGCAACGAATATTGTCCTGGTTGCTTTCAGTTACATCCTTCTGCGGCTGCAGAAGGGGCTTCCGCTCAACCCGGGCGGGATTGGTAATATGGAAGAGACGCTCTCCTTCAATACGGTGATCAGCTTCATTACCAATACGAATCTCCAGCATTACAGCGGGGAGACAGGCGTGTCCTACTTCTCGCAGATGGCGGTTATGACAATGCTGATGTTCACCTCGGCGGCCAGCGGATTCTCGGTAGCAGTCGCTTTTGTCAGAGGGATTACAGGGCGCAGCTCGGTGGGGAACTTCTTCGAAGACTTCGTCAAAGCGCATATCCGGGTCTTCATTCCGCTTGCGCTGCTTGTAACAATGGCGCTTGTTGCGCTTCATGTGCCGCAGACACTGAAACCTACACTTGAGGTTACAACGCTCGAAGGACAGAGCCAGCAGATTGCGATCGGGCCGATTGCCTCACTGGAGTCCATTAAGCATATCGGAACGAACGGCGGGGGCTTCTTCGGGGCGAACTCGGCGCATCCTTTTGAGAACCCGAGCCCGCTGAGCAATGTGCTGGAGATTCTCTCGATGTGGCTGCTGCCTGCTTCCCTGCCGTATATGTACGGGAAGTTTGCCAAGAACAAACGTCAGGGCTGGATGGTTTTCAGTGCGATGATGACGTTGTTCGTATTGTTGCTCGGGCTGAATTATGCTGCTGAAAGTGCGGGTAATCCGGCGGTTAACGCGATGGGCATTGATGCCTCGCAAGGCAGTATGGAAGGGAAAGAGGTGCGGTTCGGAATTGCGCAATCTGCTCTGTTCACTACAGTTACGACGGCTGCTACAACCGGCAGTGTGAACAATATGCATGATACGCTGACGCCGCTTGGCAGCATTACGCCTCTGACACTGATGATGCTGAATAACGTGTTTGGCGGCAAGGGGGTCGGGCTGGTCAATATGCTGATGTATGCTATACTCGGCGTCTTCCTGTGCGGGCTGATGGTTGGCCGGACGCCGGAATTCCTTGGACGGAAGATCGAGGCGAGGGAAATGAAGCTGATTGCCATTGCCATTCTGATCCATCCGCTGATTATTCTGGTTCCGACTGCCGCTGCTTTTCTGACTGACCTTGGTCAGGGGAGTATCAGCAACCCCGGATTCCACGGGATGACCCAGGTTCTGTATGAATATGTATCCTCTGCCGCCAATAACGGCTCGGGCTTTGAAGGACTGGCCGATAATACCTCCTTCTGGAATATCACAACGGGTATCGTCATGCTGCTGGGCCGGTATGTCTCGATTATCGCCATGCTGGCGGTTGCAGGTTCACTGCTGCGTAAGAAGCCGGTGCCGGAGACGATTGGTACCTTCCGTACGGATAACGGACTGTTCACCGGAATACTGATTGGTACGGTGCTGATTATAGGTGCGCTGACCTTCTTGCCGGTTATTGTCCTCGGTCCAATTGCAGAATATTTGACTTTACGGTAG